GGAACCACTGCCGCCAATAGCGCCTGAATCGGCTTCAACGGCCCTAAACGTAAGTCCGCAGCGGCTAAAGATTTTTGTATAAGCATCATACATTTTATCATAACTTTCATCAAGACCAGCTTCATCCTTGTCGAATGAATATAAATCTTTCATAATAAATTCGCGCCCCCGCATCAGACCAAATCTAGGCCGGATTTCATCACGATATTTATTTTGAATTTGATACAAGCGAAGGGGTAATTGACGATAAGAACGAACATCTCCTCTTACAAGAGTAGTAATCATTTCCTCGTGAGTCGGACCTAAACAGAAGTCACGATTATGGCGGTCTTTTAAGCGAAACATTTCATCGCCGTATACGCTCCAACGCCCTGTCTCCATCCACATTTCCGCCGGCTGAATAACAGGCATGAAGAGTTCCTGCCCCCCCTTCGCGTCCATTTCTTCCCGTACAATATTTTCGATTTTCCGCAGAACCCGCCACGCTAGCGGCAGATAGGAGTATATACCTCCAGCTGCTTTTCTGATAAAACCGGCTCGCAGCATCAATTGATGACTAATTACTTCGGCTTCGGCAGGAGTTTCCCGCAGAGTCGGAGCATAGAGTTGTGAAGCTCGCATCGTTATATATCCTCCCTAATGATTGCATCGATTTCCTCAAATAATGAATTGACAAGTTCCGTTTCGGAAACTTTTCTTATGATTTGTCCTTTGCGAAATATAAGGCCCTGTTCTGTGCCGCCGGCAATGCCAACATCTGCTTCTTTGGCCTCGCCCGGTCCATTGACCACACACCCCATTACAGCGACTTTTATGGGTTTACGTATTGCAGTGAGCCGCTGTTCTACCGCTTCCGCGATGGATTGCAAATTAATCCTGCAGCGTCCGCAGGTAGGGCAGGAAATTAGAGTTGGTCCATATTCCCTAAGCCCTAAAGATTTTAAAATTTCACTGCCTACTCTGACTTCTTCCACCGGATCGCCAGTAAGAGAAACCCTTATAGTGTCGCCTACACCCTCTGCCAGCAGCGCCCCCAGGCCTACGGCGGATTTTATTACTCCTGATTTGACGGTTCCCGCTTCGGTAATTCCCAAATGAAGCGGGTAGTCTACAGTTTCCGACATCATACGGTAGGCCTGAACAGTAAGCGGTACATCGTGGGCTTTTAATGATATTTTTATATCATGAAAGCCTAATCTTTCCAATATATTCACATGTCCCATAGCGCTTTCAACCATGGCGTCAGCAGTTGGTCTCCCCCCGTACTTGGCTAGTATGCTTTGCTCTAATGAACCGGCATTTACGCCAATCCGGATAGGAATTCTACTCTTTTTTGCTTGTTTGACAACAGCCGCAACATGATCTGCAGCCTGAATATTACCTGGATTAAGGCGTAAAGCATCTATCCCGCGCTCCATCACGGCAATCGCCAAACGAAAATCAAAATGAATATCAGCAACTAAAGGCACTTTCGTTGCTTTTTTTATTTGCTCAACAGCTTGTGCCGCAGCCATATCAGGTATCGCAATTCTCACAATGTCGCAGCCGGCAGTTTGTAACTGTTCTATTTGTTTCACAGTCGCATCAACATCATCGGTCCTGGTATTGGTCATAGACTGGACGGATATTGGAGCTTCACCGCCCACTGTAATATCGCCGATACGGATCGGGCGCGTTTTTTTTCTTTGCATAGTTATCACGTTATCAACCATCAACCGACACCACCATAAACCAATAGTTTCAACCCAATTTCTCCAGCCATCTTGATATATCCTTAAATGTTGCAACAATCATGAGCAGCAATAATAAGGCAAAGCCAATCATCTGAATAAATTG
This window of the Methylomusa anaerophila genome carries:
- the ispG gene encoding flavodoxin-dependent (E)-4-hydroxy-3-methylbut-2-enyl-diphosphate synthase; translation: MQRKKTRPIRIGDITVGGEAPISVQSMTNTRTDDVDATVKQIEQLQTAGCDIVRIAIPDMAAAQAVEQIKKATKVPLVADIHFDFRLAIAVMERGIDALRLNPGNIQAADHVAAVVKQAKKSRIPIRIGVNAGSLEQSILAKYGGRPTADAMVESAMGHVNILERLGFHDIKISLKAHDVPLTVQAYRMMSETVDYPLHLGITEAGTVKSGVIKSAVGLGALLAEGVGDTIRVSLTGDPVEEVRVGSEILKSLGLREYGPTLISCPTCGRCRINLQSIAEAVEQRLTAIRKPIKVAVMGCVVNGPGEAKEADVGIAGGTEQGLIFRKGQIIRKVSETELVNSLFEEIDAIIREDI